The Heterodontus francisci isolate sHetFra1 chromosome 12, sHetFra1.hap1, whole genome shotgun sequence genome includes the window tgaagctggaaggcctctcaaTGGCCCTCTGGCTTCGAGAATCTGTCTACCACCCTTAACTGGACAGGGATCCTGGCTCCATGCCAAGCAGCTGCTGCCCACCATAAAGTATCAGTGATTTCTTTTTTCTGTTTCTCACTACAGGCATCCTAACGACCACTCTGAGTAGAATTGACAatttatcagtttgttataaattGTGGGTAGTTTTTGCTGTGGCCCCATATTCAATCGAAATTGGGTTAAGACTGCCTAAACTGTTAAAGCAGAACTTTTACAGTCAGTAAAGTGAGGAAACTTTGATCTAGACAGTCTGAACATAATTTGAACTAACATTCTTGAGATGAAAGAGAAGTATACTCGGTTATTACATCTTAGTATCATAAAAATCCTTTTACTGACTTAAAGTGATGATACGACCAGGTGCAAAATGTGTCTAGGGGGTCTGTTAGTACCTTCAcccagtcttattgtaacagggtttaattttaaacacattgtgttttgagctccccttttgtgaatccttgttcacaactttccaattataaggcaaagaaatgagcacaaacaggttttctttggtttaaagaagaaagattaaatttatttaaccttaaacttaaatggttcacgcctatggatatacgacgcgcccgcactagcatgcatacgtgatatacacatgcaaatagggacagaaaggagcagaagaaaagataagtagagcagtttgaggcaatatcttgttactgtttcttgaactcgctgtagtccttgatcgaAGATGTGGTctcgcgtttcgttggggcccagtattcatcttaaaccttgttcacataggagattgTTCTCGCTTTGAGTTTGTGTGttgtcacaagattcagttccgtgggaaagagatggaggcaggcagacaggagaggagatgttctcagtccatgagcgttctctctgttccaattcctttgttgggagttcaaattcaaaaaaactcccaggttgctcagcaggttagtcatgtgactagctccttatatggaacagtctgtcCTGCGAGGTTTGTAGtttgtaccttagcagtctctgaaatgctagttccccccaccttcaatgtctggtaatcaaaagttcattgttggttgaaagagtcagggcatggccctttgacccttgttccaacactgtcggttatcatggaaatgtctttctggtcaggggcttgcaattttaagttttaatgttcatgtggcgaaatcctgtgcctcagtcttgacaggtggggggtttgcctgacagtgagATATAGTGGGGTATTCTGGTTTACTGATTTTTTTAATGCATCTGTGAAGATGACTAACAAATATATTTTCTGATTAGCTTTCCAAACCTTGGAATCCTTCATGTTCCCAAGAAGGATGTTGTCGCAATTATAGAAGAACGGCTGATTAAGGCATGGACTTCAGATACTGGGAATGTTTCAATTCCTAATGGAAATAATGAAAATGAAATCGAATTGCAACAGAAACAGCTGCAAAGTGAGTTAATATTAGGCTTTATTGCTCATTCAGTATTCAAATGCCTCAATTTACAATGTGCTGTAAACTTAAATTTATGTTGATTGGTGGTAGCTGGTTTCAGCACCAGTGGTAAAGCTTTGAGCTCCTAATTTCATAATCTAAATGCACACCTGTTGTACTTTGCATAATACAGTAGCTTGTTTTGTCAACTGTTACAGGCATTCAGTAGATAGCAAAGGAAACCACCAGAAGATGAGTTCTGAAATCTGGTTTTGACTAGCTGGATAGAACTCCCTTTCTCTGAAATAAATTTGGACATTTTGATCAGATCTAGTAGGTGTGAGATACCCAAAACTGCCAACAAATTTCATTACAATTTGGTATTTGGCTGAAGTGGAAAGTGCAACTGTTTTGCCTGCACACAGATGCTTGGATATTGAGTTGCAATTTTGTACATCTGATAACAAGACTTCACTACCAAATAACAGTCAAGAGGCAATTGTAACAGAGATAAGACTAGCTTCTAACAAATTTTATCCACACTGGCAAATGTAGATTTGTTGTACTACCACCATTTAAATTGGCTAGTTCACTGTCTTCAGTAAAAAATAAATGAGGAAACTGAAAGCCCACCAGTATTTATCAATAACAGCAAGTAGAAAATAATATTGTTACTCCTGCCCAGCAGGTTAAAAccttagtttaaaaaaaatgaaaatatcACCAAACTTTGCTGTGTGGTACAACCATAACTGATATGCAGACATCTTGGGCCATAGTTTGCTGTCACagtaacagtgaggctaatggtgATCACCATTATTTATGCACAAACACTACAGCAAATTCAGGTGATCAAAATTCCAGactacctccctaacagcactgtgggtgtacctacaccacatggactgcagcagttcaagaaggcaactcaccaccaccttctcgaggtcaattagggatgggcaataaatgctggccttgtcattgATGCtctcatcccaagaacgaatagaaAAATGGTGAGAGCAGATGTTTGGTTCAGTGcaaaaatccaaaagttgctgtctgagatgTGCCAGTCTGGTAGCTTCATGAAAACCCATTTCGCTAAAATGCATTGATTGGCACGAAGTTGCTGTACTTGCGCAGTAGATACTAACTAAGCTTGCTACACAAAGTTAGATCCTGCCCATTTCAgtttaagtacccttttaatgacatgataactgttaattactgccaagaAACCCCTCTGGCACTGAAAGTTAACTAATAcacatgtggggctgaattttatcagcatgcCGCGCTCTGCGGCAGTGCGCTGTGAGAACAGcaaccttccgacatggaagtgccgccgcacagcccccCGCGATATTATGAGTAGGGACTGATTTAAATTGAGGGGGCcgagcggccgcccccaatgacgtagagggggcagctgccaCGTCCCCGGCAACGGACGCTGGTGCCATTTCTAAAGAGTTTCCAGCCCTTAGCAAAGATTAACATTTTTAAAGGTGCATTAtaattaatttttattaaataaatacttagctgatggaggcccttccccaactgaTACGAACAAATCTCACTTTATTCTCTACCCGAtctttccccccaaccttctaacagttgcccttcaaccctttcccaccttccccacagccaataaaaagtatttcccccgctcccccacccctcccgccctgaaaattttattcctccccccctccccaccaggttctcgcctcggaactccgtgcggagttctgaaggtgcgagAGGTACGATTGACGGctgtaaaatcagtgtgggacagccgccgcctgcaggtaagtgcaTTTACTTATAATTTAGATTAATTTCAATATTTAGATGAAGGTCTCGCTGCCAAGTGACAGGGGGCGGGTGCTGCACAGAGGTCCCCCGCTGCCGATATTATGCGGCAGGCCTTTCTTGACGCTGGGGTCGAGGCAGGCTTTTCCCCGCAAAATTTTATGAGCCCCGCCGCCATGACTcacagcatcgaggggctggtaaaattcagcccgtggtgtCTCATTCGGTCAGGTCTTACTAGTTGTTCGAAATTTTAAAACAGTAAAATGTaatgttaatttatttttattttctgcctttttttcctctctctcgtaATCCAATCTtcttttccttctctttatttctctttctgtacctgatttggaaTTAAATTCGCTCATTaaattcacaatccttcaatctgattggttaaggagttaCGGTAATGTTTGCCTTGTTTCCCTTGCTGTAATATTATCAGCTCACTCTTTCAGCAACTTGAGGCACTAAATATCGCCACAACGAAATGGGCCAGGACAAGTCTAACACCAGCTGCTGTTAGTTACCCtgctacagcaaattatggccACATGTATAATAGTGACAGACCTTGGTGTTACTTAACAAGTATAGGATTTAATGTTATTTTAACCTTTTTTGATGTTagaagaagacagagagagaatctatCAGGAAGCCCAGAAGCAGACTAAGTACATGGATCTTAGTGTCGTCCGTTTGATGTTTACTCCATACATTCCAGGAAGTGATGGCAAATTTACACGTAGACTGAGCTCAGTTATATCGGATCCCATCTATGACAGCAGTGAGTACTTTACAAAGgaccacatatatatatatatatatatatatatatatgtaatatatttaaataaaatgaaGAAGTTATGCATTTGTATCATAAATTATTATTCTTGTCTGCGTAGTCATAAAAAGGTTACTTGACGTTTCAAACAATATTAAGGCAGACTTTTCAGTCCAAATTTATACCATATAACCATAAGCActatagcagggttgtccaacctttttgcgtaggaggtcacattacaatttttgtcttacgtaGGGGGCCAGTGAGAGAATTTCAGTAAGATAAAGGCGTTAAAATatttcttactattaatcaaaacaacaacaaatgtacatttttgtgaagaaacttcaaAAGAGAAGACTAATTTATCGACTTACTTTCtcctcactatgttggacactgatttagtgagatacctggccttTATTTGCTTGCACGAATAGTCAatatttgcctgcacacttgtagcaaagcgaagtattctggatagatatccatctgtcaggagtgatcttgaccacactctctctctctctctctctctctctctctctctctctctctctctctccccctgtgttctcccctctctgtgttgatCCCCCTCTCTATGTTGATCCCCCCTCTGTGTTGatcccccttctctgtgttgttcccccctctgtgttgtccccccgtGTCATCCTCGCTCtgtgcccccttctctctctctcgctctgtccacctctctctctttctctattccccccccccgtcctgctctctctctgtcccccctctctctctgtcccccctctctctctgtccccctctctctctctgccccctctctctctctctctctctgaccccctctctctctctgcccccttctctcactgttctaccctctctctctctctctctctctctatacccccctctctctctgtccccctcctctctctctctctctctgccccctctctctctgacccctgctctctttctctctgttcccgccCCCccgtctccctgccccctctctcccttccccccctctctcccttccccccctctctcccttcccccctctctcccttccccccctatctctctgtccttcctctctctctgtccccctctctctgcctccccctctctgcctctctctctcccctctctgcctctatctctatcccccttctctctctgcctccccatctctgttcccctctctctgttctccctctctctctgttctccctctctctctgttctccctctctctctgttccccccctctctctctgttccccccctctctctctgttccccccctctctctctgtcccccccctctctgcccccccttctccctctctttctctgtcccctgttaaactccagaaagcttattATGGAAGGAgcttatctttactcagtttcacatttattgtacagagtaaaaggattacaaacatgtagctcctcactcaaaccctccaccagtctcagtaagtttctgcttttaagtgctcaggTAAGATCCCAATTAACGCCCtctacctgcatataatcaaacaattgatacacaattaacagattaacatttccctcctctctctctgcccccctctatctcagtccctctctctgacccccctctctctgtccccatttctatctctctctttctctctgtcctcctttgtttctctctctctctctctctctctctcgctctgtgcccccccccccctctgacagttgcaaagagtgggaacgctcagcagatggctggtcagctttttttttaaagtcgcaagtcagtttcacagatgacagGTCCTGACATCgagaacagtggtttcccaactttggacagatttgtggttttctggtgggttccaactttttttttaaaagcctgccttaaaaccccaaatctgtccgaagttgagaaacgactgttcccgatgtcaggacctgtcagctgtgaaactgacttgtgactttttttaaaaagaagaagCCAAAGGGAAATtcctcatctccagtcatggacccctggtgaggatgaggaatggccaggtacagtttacatccgcaggcagaatggaaacctttggcgggctggatcctggcctgcaGGCCGTATGTTCGACAACCCTGGACTATAGGGATGTATAGATATTCTGGAACTGTGGAAATTAAATCTAGGTTTTGAATAAAGTAATTATTTATTACTCTGTTTTGTTCGTACCTTAAGTATTGCAAAATAAAAAGTCTGTAAGGATGTGTGAGAGTTTACTTATGGGGTTTAAACTCCAGAGCTCCTTGTTTGGCTTCAGAAATGTGCTGCAACAGGACTCCCAGCAACAGGGGCACCATCCCAACTTTCGGCAGAGCATAATACTGTTCTGATGGTGAAGACTGAGGCCCATAAAGGGCCAAAGAGGTTAAGGATATTTTTAAAATTTTGACTTTAGATGATACCAGCGCCTGTCTTCTAAAGGTAAGGAATCTGCTCTGGGTTTTTTTTTCCCATTTGCTGGGAAGCAATTTGGGGCCATTATAAGTTTGCAATCGAACTCaattagagtcatggagagatacagcaccaaaacaggccctttggcccaccatgtctgtgctgaccatcaaccacccatttatgctaatcctacattaatcccatagtccctgccacatccccaccttcccttaattctcctgccacctacctacactagggacaatttataatggccaatttacctctcaacctgcaagtctttggctgtgggaggaaaccagagcacctagcagaaactcacacagtttagtttagtgatacagcactgaaacaggcccttcagcccactgagtctgtgccgaccatcaaccacccatttatactaatcctacacgaatcccatattcctaccacatccccacctgtccctatatttccctaccacctacctatactaggggcaatttataatggccaatttacctaccaacctgcaagtcttttggcttgtgggaggaaaccggagcacccggagaaaacccacgcagacacagggagaacttgcaaactccacacaggcagtgcctagaaccgaacccaggttgctggagctgtgaggctccggtgctaaccactgcgccactgtgccgccctaattttgTGGGTTTAGGAAGAGTTTAATATAGAATAGAATAGAAACCCAGCAAATCTGGGTGCCACTCCAAATTCTGTCCTCCCCAACCATTAAAATTTAATTTTCTATGTTATTTAACCATTTTTTATTTGTATGTTCCTTTTTCATATTTGGAAAGAAATTAGATTTTGCATAGAATGAGCATTAAATATTGTGTTTCCTTTTATAGAAGCACCCAATGCATCAAGTCTGCGTATAGTAAGAATGGCCAAAACAGCTGGTAGTGTAATGGGTGGAGATGAAGTCTTTCTGCTGTGTGATAAAGTTCAAAAAGGTAAACCGTTTCACAATTTGCTTAACCTTTCAATTATCTTTGGTTTTCTTTCATACATCTTTAAAATTGATTATAGATTTGTTATTCTGATGATTATTAGGTAGATTTGTGAAATATTTGTTGTTTGACAGGTTATTTCTTAACTTTTAATGTTCTTCAGGTAAGCTGAAACAAATGATTATCTTTGCTTCAGTATGGAAAAAAGAACTTCTAATTATCAAAGTTTGGATTATTATATTTCCTTCCTCAGATGATATTCAGGTACGGTTCTACCAAGAAGATGAGAGTGGTCACATTTGGGAGGCATTCGGAAAATTTGGTGCTGCAGATGTTCACAGACAGGTAGATTCCCCAAAATATTTCCCAGCCGAAAGTATTTCAGAGCTAACTGTATGCTGACAAAAATAATGCACCATTTCAGAGTACTATGAAAATGAAATGAAGCAGTTCAATTTAGTAGGATGATGACATGGATTTTAAATTTCACTGTCAAGTTATTAATCACAAGAACTCTCTTGTCACTTTTTTCATGTCCAGTAGAAAGAATCAGTTCCACAGGCAAGACCAAATTTCCAAGGAAGTAAAATGTGAATTAATATGTGAACGAATCTCAGTGGCACCATGTCTGAGATAAACAATAAATATCTTATTTTGCTCAAAAACTTACTCGAATTGATTGCATGATGACTTGCATTCACCTATTCTCTCTCATTGCCAGATATTGCTCTAGTCAAAGTGTATGGGCTGGAATTTCGGCTGTCACCAGGGCTGGGATTggccggggaggtggtggggggcacAAATATTCGACTTAGCTTCCAATTTGTCGCACCAGGGGGTCAGCGCTCAACAAAGGCCTCGAGGCCCTCCTTGCCTGCTTGGGTGCAAGAGCAGCCACAGGCCGACCTCAAGAGGTATTTTCTGAACACCCACCCTTCCCCACCCCTGCCCACTGTGGTGGCCTGGCTGCGGAATCTTTCTTTTGATTAAAGATTGAAAAAAGTTGGAGAGTGGGCGTCTCCATATTGAAGAGCACTCTGTGTTACTTCCCTTCCATTACAGCCTGAGGCTCCTCTCAAGCCTCTTATTGGCCCTCTAACTGCGAGAGGCCACCCACTCATCACCTTTAATTGGAtggagaacctgtctccatgccaaaatAGGGGGCGCCTCCCATGAAAATCACAGTCCGTGACTGTTTCCGCCCCTTCGAGACCCGAAAACAGTCTTTACTTCCATCCCCAGAGGGAATATCTAGCCCTGTATTTCAGGCATTAAACTACTAaccagtttattaagaagcaaaatGAAGAGCAAATCCAACAGATTTTACTAGATTATAATTTCTCCCACAATCTCCCTGTGTGCCTTTCAAAAGAATAAAAATCTAAATACTTTTAACAGTAATTAAACAACTTTTGTCATTGATGAATCATTTGAATAAGGTTAACTCATGACAGATCTTCCTCTTCAGCACCTGAACATAAATGTTTGGTGTGGCAGAAGCATTTATCACAAGTTGGACTTTAGCCCTTTGCAATTTTCTGACCATTTATTTTAATACACAACAAATTGTGGATATCTTATGTTTGAATCTGCCCCAAGGAATCCTCTGCTTTTCTCCACCCGGCTGGCAGTACAGCGACAAAAGGAACAAGCTAACTGAGAAAAGCTTGACACAATGtacccagatcaggcaacatctgggTAAGGACCTGTTGATCAAAAACAGGTTTTCCAAATGCCATAGCAGACAGTAAATTACGATACATAGCTGATAACATAGAAATATCCTTGACTAAGAATAGGTTCTTCTTTGCCTCTGAATCTAAATGTATTTTCAATTGTAGTTGTGTTACCTGACCAACTCTGCTTTACGTAATGAGTTGTTACTCCACTCAAAATTGAATTAGATAACAAATTCTGCTTAAAATCGAGTTAGATGACATTTGGCATATGTACACTGTTCCCCCAGACATTTCAAATGCAATAAATATAGAATTATGGAATCAGAgaatatggggaacaaagaaatggctgaccaactaaatgcatactttggttctgtcttcacaaagggggacacatcataccagaaatgttggggaacacagggtttagtgagaaagaggaactgaaggaaatcagtatgagtagagaaatggtgttggggaaattgatgggattgaaggccgataaatccccagggcctgatggtctgcatcccagagtacttaagaaatagcggatgcattggtggtcatcttccaagattctatagactctggaacagttcctacagattggagggtagctaatgtaaccccactatttaaaaagggaggtagagagaaagcagggaattatagaccagggaaatcatgcttgacaaatataccagaattcttcgaggatgtaactagtagagttgatgagggggagccagtggatgtggtttatttgaactttcagaaggctttcgataaagtcccacataagagattagcgtgtaagatTAAAGCGTGTaagattaaagcgcatgggattgggggtagtgtattgcgatggatagaaaattggttggcagacaggaaacaaagagtagggataaatgtgtctttttctgaatggcaggcagtgactagtggggtaccgcagggatcggtgctaggaccgcagctattcacaatatatattaatgatttagatgagggaactaaatgtaatatctccaaatttgcagatgacacaaaactgggtgggagggtgagttgtgaggaggatgcagagaggcttcagggtgatttggacaggttaagtgagtgagcaaatgcatggcagatgcagtataatgtggataaatgtgaggttatccactttggtagcaaaaacaggaaggcagattattatctgaacggctataaactgagagaggggaatatgcaacgagacctgggtgttctcatacaccagtcgctgaaggtaagcatacaggtccaacaggcagtaaaaaaggcatatggtatgttggccttcatagcgagccgattcgagtagaggagcagggatgtcttgctgcaattatacagaggctTGGGGAGgctacatctggaatattgtgtgcagttttggtctccttatctgaggaaggatgttcttgctatagagggagtgcagcgaaggtttaccagactgattactgggatggcgggactgacatataaggagagatttagtcggttaggattatattcgctggagttcagaagagtgaggggagatctcatagaaacctataaaattctaacaggacttgacagggtagatgcaggaaggatgttccagatggtgggggagtccagaaccaggggtcatagtctaaggatacggggtaaaccattcaggtctgagatgaggagaaatttcttcacccagagagtggtgaacctgtggaattcgctaccacagaaagcagttgaggtcaaaacattgtatgttttcacgaaggagttagatatagctcttgggttaaagggatcaaaggatatggggcgaaagcggggacaggttactgagttggatgatcagccataattataatgaatggcggagcaggctcgaagggctgaatggcctactcctgctcctattttctatgtttctgtttctatgttacagaaggaggccaatcagcccttcgATTCTGCACTGACCCCTTCAAAGGTCAATCCAGCTAGTCTCACTCccgtgctctttccccatatccctgctttttttcctctttcaagtatttatccaattcccttttgaaggttactattgaatctgtatcgaccaccctatcaggcagtgcattccaaaccttaaacGCTTGTTGTGTTTAAAATTTTTCTTtatgtcccctctggttcttttaccaatcactttaaatctgtgccttccggttattgacccttcagccattggaaatagtttctctttatttactctaccttaacctttcatgattttaaatgcctctatcaaatctcctgttagccttctctgctctcaggagaacaactcAACTTCTCAAGTCTATCCCTCATCCCTGCATTCATTCGAAAAATAAGTTTTCCTTAGCAATAGTGGTTCAACATTTTCTTTATCCTTTTTCATGTACCAATATCATTAATTATAATACCAATTGTTAAACAGCAAACCCTGGAAACTATTTATTCTCTTTCTAATTAATACTAGACCAATATATCTTGTTGCATATGATGTCTATAGATTTCTCAATGCTGTATTGAACTAATATATACTCAATTTTTATGAATGTGCTGTGGTTGAGAAATTATTTCACTAAAAACCAAGTGGCTTGATAACATGTATTGAATCTATTAATAATGGCAGAACAGCAAATTTATCTTATAGGCAAATTGGATTCAGAGTACCCTACTAGCTCTTGCTAGCGATTCCATTCACAGACATGTGTGCTTATATTTAGATTGTTCTAAGACAGTACAGTAAATTATAAAATACTGTATGTTTTTCAGTTTGCTATTGTTTTCAAGacacccaagtattttgacattcacatcACAAAACCTATCTCAGTGTTTGTCCAGTTACGTAGGCGTTCTGATGGTGAAACCAGTCAACCTAAACCATTTATATATTACCCACATACAAAGGGTGAGTATTCTTAAGCTATAGTTCTGCTTTCATATTGTTAATTGCAGTTCTCGAATAACTGACTAAAATTGTATATAGTATTTATGATATTTTATGTAAGCTCATTTACTTGTGAATTGCTGTGTGTGAATAATTTATAAAGCATAAAAATTTGAGGTCTGTGCCATTTCCTTATAAGACTTTTGAGTTTCTACCTTTTATGTGCTGCTCTGTTAACCCTCCTTTGGCTACTTTAGGTCATAGAACCATAGATAAGTtatggcagagaaagaggccactcagcccatcatgcctgtgccggctgaaaaaactagtcgcccaatctaatcccaccttccagcagctggtccataaccttgcaggttacagcacttcaggtgcaggttgcattccatttgccacttttccgcccactcaaccaaaccattgatattattctggagtctacagctatcctcttcactttcAGCTACACGGGCAATTTTTGTGCCATCTACAAATTTCtctatcatgcctcctacatttaagtccaaatcattcatatataccacaaacagcaagagacccaacagtgAACCCCGTGGAATGcccctggaaactgccttccattcgcaaaaacatccgtcgaccattaccctttgtttcctgtcactgagcaaattttggatccaacttgccacattcccctatatgccatgggcttttatttttctgaccaatcttccatttgggaccttgtcaaatgcctaaaTCCATGTTTACcatatccactgcattaccctcattaatcctccttgttacttcctcaaaaaattcaattaagttaattagacatgacctttccttaacaaatccatggacTTCTCTATGACTTTTATTAATAATCAATTATCAGAAGTGGCATGTTTCATCATTTCTCTATCAGATAAAGCATCTCAGCATAGT containing:
- the LOC137375888 gene encoding nuclear factor NF-kappa-B p105 subunit-like isoform X5, whose protein sequence is MESMNHYNSIDIDFALSCQDLNYSDPASHFTCDPYIEIIEQPKQRGFRFRYGCEGPSHGGLPGVSSEKNKKTYPTVKIHNYTGSAKIVVQLVTIDEPPLLHVHSLVGRQCENGICVIQMDSEDMIASFPNLGILHVPKKDVVAIIEERLIKAWTSDTGNVSIPNGNNENEIELQQKQLQKEDRERIYQEAQKQTKYMDLSVVRLMFTPYIPGSDGKFTRRLSSVISDPIYDSKAPNASSLRIVRMAKTAGSVMGGDEVFLLCDKVQKDDIQVRFYQEDESGHIWEAFGKFGAADVHRQFAIVFKTPKYFDIHITKPISVFVQLRRRSDGETSQPKPFIYYPHTKDKEQIQKKWHKVFPNCPDNFEDTAEDHGGIYSDGLGRGLQFSVDNDILAYFPAAELPGYGEIKKPLAIYNHMVTTQDIRNNVACSGY
- the LOC137375888 gene encoding nuclear factor NF-kappa-B p105 subunit-like isoform X4, with protein sequence MESMNHYNSIDIDFALSCQDLNYSDPASHFTCDPYIEIIEQPKQRGFRFRYGCEGPSHGGLPGVSSEKNKKTYPTVKIHNYTGSAKIVVQLVTIDEPPLLHVHSLVGRQCENGICVIQMDSEDMIASFPNLGILHVPKKDVVAIIEERLIKAWTSDTGNVSIPNGNNENEIELQQKQLQKEDRERIYQEAQKQTKYMDLSVVRLMFTPYIPGSDGKFTRRLSSVISDPIYDSKAPNASSLRIVRMAKTAGSVMGGDEVFLLCDKVQKDDIQVRFYQEDESGHIWEAFGKFGAADVHRQFAIVFKTPKYFDIHITKPISVFVQLRRRSDGETSQPKPFIYYPHTKDKEQIQKKWHKVFPNCPDNFEDTAEDHGGIYSDGLGRAGLQFSVDNDILAYFPAAELPGYGEIKKPLAIYNHMVTTQDIRNNVACSGY